One Hevea brasiliensis isolate MT/VB/25A 57/8 chromosome 6, ASM3005281v1, whole genome shotgun sequence genomic window, taattttctggCTTATATCACAGAAAAATCCTCACATAAATATAgtgaatttttattttagtttttgaagTAGAAAGTGACATTTACCTCTCTCTGCCCACCctacaaaaagaaaaaagaaaagagaagaaaaatgtcCCTAGAGAAGAGTAGTTTGTGATCTTGAGGGTAATAAATAATGGAATATTTTATAGGTGTTCCATTAATTTGGTTCATCTTATATAGGAGAGCTGGCTTGATTAATCATTGATCAATATATTAAAATGTCTTCACTTTGTAACGTCAATTTGTTGTATAATTTTATTGACCTTTCAGATAGAAAACTCTCATTGCATTCCCTCAATATTGTCATTCTTTTGCAAATACTGATTGTGTCATTGGTCCCAATCGCTCTCAGCTTTGAAGTCTTGATTTTGTGATTGCTTCACGGCATTTTTTTATGCGAAATTTGCATTTTTGTAGATGGTGACTTTGCTCGTTGTTGCGTTATCTCTGCATAGAATTGGTTTTGAATGAGAAAAATAGTTGATGTAATGCCATTTTCACTTTGTTTATGCAGAAGAAAAGCTGGAAGAACCTGTTTGCATATATGGGTCCAGGGTTCCTTGTTTCTATTGCATATATTGACCCTGGAAATTGTGAGCCCGAAATTTCTAAGTTTGTTTGTGCTGCCACATGTTAACACAGCCGCTAATAATTTATGCACTAAATATTCTGTGTTAACCTGCAGttgaaactgacctgcagtcaggaGCAGAATACAAGTACGAGGTACATTCATTTCTTCTCAATGCAGCAGTGTTTTCTTCATCATCTCTTCTCAGTTTTCTATATTGGAGTGGATCCATGAGTCTGATCAGGGTCATCATGCATTGGCATAACATATTACCATGGAAAGTTGCCAACAATGCAAACTTTTGAAGTCTAATTCAATTTGGCATTTTTTTTTCATCAGTGTCCAACAATGAACATGGTAgtcatttatttaaaatattttcccAGAATCTTCTTTACCAGTCAACTAGAAGCAACAGAATGAAAGATTATATTGTTTGGCCTAGTCTTAGTACATCAAAGAGGCTCCTAGATAGGGTATACCGTAGTTTCTAGAGCCATTTTgcctttcatttaaaaaaaaaaaaaatctatcggATTGTGAAAAGTAATACTAGTTTCCTTCATACAGATGCTAAtactttttactttattttttcatACTTTAATTCAATATGCAGCATTACTTTCCTGAaggatttttatatttttttttccagtTACTTTGGATCATACTAGTGGCCTCATGTGCTGCTCTTATTATACAATCTCTAGCAGCCAATTTGGGGATTGTCACTGGTATGTGGCATCTAAATCTGCAGCTCTAGTACATATTTTCTCCTAGCATACCAGTATTAATTGCCTGCATTTTTTTGCCCTAATGTAATTTGTAATTGTAGGAAAGCATTTAGCAGAACATTGTAAGAATGAGTATCCTCGGGTGCCAAACTTCATCCTTTGGATTCTTGCTGAAATTGCTATTGTTGCATGTGATATTCCTGAAGGTAAGTTTTGttaatttgcttaatttttttttattcatgtaTAATCAATATATTGCTACGAGCTTACAAATTGCATTTTgatatttcaaaaataatatttccACATGCAAGTACTTTTGAGCATCTTTATATgtataatcaaaattttaagaaGATATGGCCCAAATAGTGATGCATTCTTTTATATAACATGTTTCTTGTCCACTAATTGTTGTCCTAGGATGTTTGTTCTTCACCGTACTCTGAATGATGTTACTTTCTTTTTCAGTAATTGGTACAGCCTTTGCATTGAACATGCTTTTCAAAATTTCTGTGTGGATTGGTGTTCTTCTGACTGGTCTTAGCACGTTGGTTCTTCTAGCACTGCAGCAATATGGGGTACATCATTTTCTTCTTAGTCCATATGTCTTGAACTATTAAGATTAAGAAAAATATAATCTTGTCTAACTTTTTTTTGATCTCTTTTATTCAGAAAATGAGGCTTTTCCAAACATCCAATTATGATGCATCAAATAAGCTTAACCACTCATAATTTCTTCTTATAGGTCCGGAAGCTCGAATTCCTTATTGCTTTTCTTGTTTCTACAATCGCTGCATGCTTTTTGGTGGAGCTTGCCTTTGCAAAACCCTCTGCTTCTGAAGTTCTCTATGGGCTTTTTGTTCCACAACTCAAGGGACATGGTGCTACTGGCCTTGCAATTTCACTGCTTGGTGCCATGGTTATGCCGTAAGTTTTTTATTCAATTATGTCTTCCAACTATTAATAGTTCCTTcctgttgaaaaaaaaaacatttttatcTTCGTTGGCTTCATTGCCCTCATGCAGTCACAATCTCTTCCTTCATTCGGCATTGGTGCTTTCTAGGAAAATCCCACGATCCATTCCTGGTATCAAGGTAAAGATCTTGAGTAGATTAGTTTTAATCTTAATCATTTGCAGGCATGCTTCAGTGCACAAGTTCGTTTATCAGTTTATGTAAGCATGTGTGTGAGAGTGACCATTTCCATGCACCTCTTCTGGAAAATCATATTTGTGTGCAATGTATTTTAGCCTTTTCTACTGGTGGATGGATTTCTTAGTGTGCTTATCTTTGTAGGCAACAATATTaaacaacatatcacattttgaacTTTGTAGCTCTCAACCTTTTGGTTAGTAATTTTTCATCTTTCGTTAAGTATTGGTACATACCTTTGCATAAAGAGTTTCAAGACACTTAAACATGTATCTTAGAAAAGTAGCCCATAGCCTTGACATCAGGAAGGATTTTCCATCcaataatagtaaaaaaaaataataagagtaTATAATAGTTTGATGATTGTGCACCCCAAATATCTCTACCCTTCTGGAAAGATATGTTTTCATTGCTGTTGCTGTCCTAGCATATCTTGAAGGTTATCCAAAACGAAGTTAAATTTATAAAGACACTGCTACATGTTAACAATTTGACACTCAATGGTTCTTATTAAAACATGACGTTAATGATTTTTTGAACATAGAAATTGGCAGAACTAACAATTTTGTTTGCAGGAGGCTCGTAGATTTTACTTCATAGAAAGTGCCTTCGCTCTCACACTGGCCTTTTTCATTAATGTATCCGTTATTTCTGTAAGTGGTGCTGTTTGCAATTCCTCAAATTTAAATCCAGAAGATCAGTCAAAATGCAAGGACTTGGACTTGAACAAGGCTTCTTTTTTGCTTAAAGTATGTGAACAAATTTTCCAAATATCTGATTCCATTTGCTTATCTACACTTGCTTTTGTACTAGATAATGCCAATCTTATACTGGATATTACAGTTGTTTTCAGTTCCTTCTAAATTTACTATTTGATCTTGATCTGCTTCATTAtggtatttttttttatcttttttgatAGAATGTTTTGGGCAGATGGAGTTCAAAACTTTTTGCAATTGCTTTGTTGGCATCAGGTCAGAGTTCTACAATAACAGGAACTTATGCAGGGCAGTATGTCATGCA contains:
- the LOC110648966 gene encoding metal transporter Nramp1; amino-acid sequence: MAGSTSVQPQFIVSTGNRSFSNAPLIDNSDTYQIVVPDKKSWKNLFAYMGPGFLVSIAYIDPGNFETDLQSGAEYKYELLWIILVASCAALIIQSLAANLGIVTGKHLAEHCKNEYPRVPNFILWILAEIAIVACDIPEVIGTAFALNMLFKISVWIGVLLTGLSTLVLLALQQYGVRKLEFLIAFLVSTIAACFLVELAFAKPSASEVLYGLFVPQLKGHGATGLAISLLGAMVMPHNLFLHSALVLSRKIPRSIPGIKEARRFYFIESAFALTLAFFINVSVISVSGAVCNSSNLNPEDQSKCKDLDLNKASFLLKNVLGRWSSKLFAIALLASGQSSTITGTYAGQYVMQGFLDLRLTPWMRNFLTRCLAIVPSLIVALIGGSAGAGKLIIIASMILSFELPFALIPLLKFTSCKTKMGIHANSTMISALTWIIGSLIMSINIYYLATGFIKILLNGHLEVVAVVFLGIFGFSAMAVYLAAIAYLVFRKNKEATHLLALTTPESRQMVNESCDTSMHSLPREDIVSMQLPQRRSTEEVN